ACGCCTAAATGAATTGTGGAAGGTTTGAATGGGTTTGACTAgccaatgagaaaatagttttttttatttttgtttaatgattggtagggcattatagggcattatgcccactacaccacttttgttATAATGCCCAAGTGTGACTAGGATGCTATATGTCatataatgccccatggtgggggcattataaattgctaccactacacatggtttTAAAGGAGTGCCTCGCTCACCCTAACATATACATCAATTCAGGAGAAAGttcaataaatatgagaaaaatccccttgtgggaatcgaaccaaGAACTTATTAGTTCTAAAGACTTAGTCCACTCTCAAAATGTCAATAGGTTTTAAAGTCATGGGCTTCTGTGATACATGTATGTATAAGAAAAGGTTTAATGATAATTTAATTTGTTGTTTTAGGAGGACTTTTAGTTGGTGCATACATCATGCAACTACAACTTAAGTTATTTTGATTTTCTCTAAATATTTTATATTCATCTATAACGTTGGATGTACACCACTTAcaactcttttttttttccttacaACTCTAATGTCTCCTTAAGGGACTAAAGATGATGTAGGTGGCTAGCCGAATGCACCTAAAGGAGGAACTTAAACGTTGTTATATGAGCCCGTAACATTATAACTTAGTGATATATGAGGGGTTGGATAAAGCTTAGAGACCATTAGGTCATGAGTTCAATTCCTATAAGGAGGTTTTTatcagatttattgggttttcttctgaattggtgtagagacattattgcctagtggagatagatataatcaggtggttccgctggtgatacgatgatactccagtggtctgtCAAAAAAATGTTGTTATATGGATACCCTACTTTGATTTGATGCATGAAACACTTAATAAATTACCTAAGGGTATACCACTAACCTTATGTTTTACATACCGTTTGATCAACAATTCTTAGATGCTTTCCACACATCTCAACTTAAAATTTATAAATAGCtacattttattattttctgATATGCGAGTGTGCTAACCAAGGGGGTGGGCGACATGGAAGACCACATCAACATAACAATGGATGACATGCCAAACCATCGTCGACAAATGGGCGTCACATGGTACAACGACACGTGACTTATAGAGTGATTGGATTGTGCAATATTAGTTGGTCTGGTTTGGCATAATCTTCCGTTCATTTCACTTACAAACATACTTGCTCACTCGCTTATCTAAATCACAAAATCATACCCATTCAGATATCATTATTTGCTCACCCCTATCAAATTGTTGGTCTGGTTTAACATAATCTTACGTGCATTTCACTTACAAACATACTTGCTCACTCTCTTATCTAAATTACAAAATCATGTCCATTCGAATCAGTTTGCTCACCCTTATCAAATATTATCAGGCTAGATCATATTCCAACCCCATAAAGCACATAAGTATGATAAATTCATAATTTTGAATTGCATTTTTTGGTAGGTTATTATTGATATAGTAtaaataaactaaattaaaaGGTCTATTCTCTCTCAAATTAAACTAGCAAAAACACGATTCCTTTACACTGGAAACTTTTCAATTCCTTTCTGGTTTGTCCACTTTTGTCCTCTGTTTTTTTAGCGTATTCTTTTTTAAGTTTTATAATAGAGGTCATGCATTATGTACAATAATTATGTCACCAATAAtacaaataaaaaacataaactCAATTATGTAAATATAAAGAAACAAACAAGTTGTAACAATAATAATATACAAACAACAATAATAAATGACTAAAATATCCAAGTGGTGTTTCGGAATATTCACTATTATTATTTTAGATGTTAAATCATATGTGGAGTTGAGTCATACGATGGTATATGGCCAATTCTGTATTTGCAAAATAGATAAGAAAAATGTTTTTGTGTTGTATTATATGTATTAAGCATAAGTTACTAGTTAAAACTAAAAAGTTTATtctataattatatatttattctaTAAATTATAGTATGAATATTAACTTTATTACACGGTTACGATTAAGGTTCGTAATGTCATACTCTTTTTCTTAGGACAATTCTTTGCAAGCGGTGTGGGaaaaaagatgaaaatgataGGAGGCTAATAAGGTATCAGGGTCAACATATGGACTTAACTTTATTGCTTGTAGTTATAGGGATTTTGGTTTCTACTAATTATTATCACTTTCATCTTTTTGTAGTGTTGAAGTTTCAAATGAGAAGATATCGATTTACGATCTGTTGTTTTATTGGCTGTAATCCTATGATTAAATACTTTATTATTTGTATTGTAGCTgaaaaaattattatttaataaaatatgttatgtaaaatttctaaaaaatatCTGTGTTTTTAAACTGGTTTTACATCTAGTAAAAAGAAAAGAGAAGTCATAGTTTTTACACTGGTTTTACATCTAGTAAAAAGAAAAGAGAAGACATAAATAAAAAAGCGAAAATGAAAGGAAAAGAAAATGGAGTGTgtagagaaaaagaaaagaatcCATCTTTGTCGTCAAAATTTGACAACCCAAAAAATAGTAATAAGCAGCTTCATTATTGCTCTGAAATGGGTTCCAGCAGTAGTCGAGTTGGTCCAATCGTTCTCCAAGATTCAATCCAACCATGCGAAAGAAAGTTATCCGCTTTAGTACGATGTGCTCGTGCTTCTGCTTCCAATTCCAATTTTCATTCGCCACTCTTTCTCTTTGAGGCATGTCTCATTTTCTAATTGATCATCATCTCTATCATTTTTCGTTAAAACTGATGGTTGTTCTGATCTAAgttagtagtttttttttttttttttttttttttttgggggggggggggggggggatttatGCTTTATTTAGACTGCAACAAGCCTTTTTGGACAAATTATTGTGATTTTTAAGTCATGTTAATGAGTTCCACAAGGCTCATCTTAACACCCCAGATGATTATgatactgattttttttttttaattattttgttcAATTGGTTGTTAACTTGCAATGATCAGTTTCATCCAAACACCCTATAAAGTCAAGTCATTTATGGATTATGTTATGTAATACAGTAATAGTGAAATGGGTCAGGTTGTTTAGGATTCTTTTGGATGAAAAAGATCACTTTTAACTCTTAAATGGTGCATACCAATAGGACctgaaatttttccaaaataagGGGAAAAAACCGCCTTTTGCTCCCGTGTAAGTCTTAACATACAAGGCGTTTTATAAATATAGTAGATAATGAAAACTTACAGTAAACAAAAATGAACCGGTAATGGAAGAATAGTGATGGTCGGAGACTGACTAACATGGCGTTTGGTCGTTGATATCTTTGACATTTTATTTCATCCACCACATGCAGTTGGATTGTTGGAATCACCAATCAACTCTATAGAAAATCTGATAGGGTTAAAACCTTGGGGAAGAAGAAAGCTAAGAGATAGAAGGAAATTTGACTCAAATTCTGCTTGATTTTCATTCCATACGTAAACCCATTAAATAAATAAGACACTTACACAAGACACCCCCCAAACTAAACCAAAATAACATCCTAATCCCTTGAGTTAACAATagtaataaaactaaaataaataagataCGTAACAATACTCCCCCCTTAACCTACTTTTTGCCCTCAAAAAGTAAGCTCTTCAATTCAATCCTTAACCATTGTCGTCTTGTTCAGTTTCCTCATCGCCTCCCACATTAATCACAAAAAGTTGTTTCTTTTTGCACTTGTGTCCTGGAACGAACTTTTCAGTGCACCAAAAGCATTCTCCTTTTGACTTTTTTAACTCTAGTTCCTCACCTGACAAGTGCTTCGCGTTAATAGTTGCTGGTTTATAAGTTGGTGGCCTAGGGACTTCTATTGGATCTGGAAGCAACGGAAGTTTTGAAGCGTTAACCGGAGGTGTTATTTTGACATCTTCGGGTTGCAGCCCATCCTCCACATCTTCACCTGAAAACCGAGGAAATTCAACCTTCCCGACCCGCATAGGCCGAGTACCCGTCCGCGAATCATCGCTAAATAGCCCTTTATCAGGGCCGCCGCCGCTGAAGCCGCCTCCGCCGCCACTAAAACTGCCACCGCTTGAATACTCCTTGAGTGCTCGTAAGATCTCTTCTTGTTGTTTCATCGATTGTTCTTGTTGTTTCAACATGGCGGCTAGGGTTTCTTGGAGATTTGAGATTGCCTTGCCATGTTCCTTGAGAGTGCTGTCAATTTCTTGATTGCGAGTGTTAGTCATGGTAACCGAAAGTAATTCCGACCGGAGATCGGAACGGCTCTGATACCCTTGATAGGGTTAAAACCTTGGGGAAGAAGAAAGCTAAGAGATAGAAGGAAATTTGACTCAAATTCTGCTTGATTTTCATTCCATACGTAAACCCATTAAATAAATAAGACACTTACACAAGACACCCCCCAAACTAAACCAAAATAACATCCTAATCCCTTGAGTTAACAATagtaataaaactaaaataaataagataCGTAACAAAATCTCCCTCCTGCTAGTGTTGAATCTATAAGTTGTGCAGGTGCTTCTTCATTCTTTTGTTCTGAACCCGTGTGCACAAGCTCTAGAACTTCCGAGTCAGAACCAGAAGAATTTGAAAGCTGTATGAGCAGTGCAAAGAATGCTAGTACTTCTTTTATTCGTTTTCCGACGTTTGGAAGGGGTTTTGATACTTCTGGTACCGAGATACTTATTGTGGAATTAGGGAGTGTATCTCCTGATGTGCTTTCGGGTGGTGTTTCTGATATTAGTAGCCGTGAAGCAAGAAGGAATACTGGGGCTACTTGTCATATCTATTGTGCATCGAAGTGATCATGCGGTTCAAAGGGATCACAACCTATATATCTGGATAATTCCCTAAAAGCCACTAGGTGATTTAACTTGAAAAATTgctaaaaagaaaaaatatagtACAACATTGCACTTCTTGTTGACTTTTTGAATAACCAAATGTGAGATTTTTCTTTTCTGTTTTCTAGCTAGTGGATGAAATGCACAGACATCATCTATCACGTTCAATGCGAACGCTCTCACTACCTGCACCAGTGTCTGTTGTAGATTCATTTCCCCTTAAAAGTCACAAGAAGATGAATGCTTCTGAAAGTGGACCGAAACAGGTTTGTAATGGGTCAATCGGTTAGAAGTTTGAGACGAAGTGCTGCTAATGAAAGCGATTGTGGAACAGGTGTTACATTTGTCTGGCTGATTATGAAGAAGGAGATAAAATTAGAGTTCTTCCATGCCAACATGAATATCATGCCCCTTGTGTTGATAAATGTCTTAAAGAAGTTAATGGGTATTTTTTCCTATTGCTATTTTTCGGGTTATATGTTCGGGTCGGCTATTTGATTCGAATCGggtcaaacaataataattctaaataaaactaaataatctTCATTCATTCAAATGACCCGTTCTTGCATATAGAAAAAGTTTTACTTAAAGTTTATAAACAATTACAAAAACTTACTAATAGCCCGTTCTTCacatttttttttaactaaatacGAAAATACTATATAAATATTTTGGACAATTAAAaataattggggggggggggggggttgcacCTACTCGTCCCTTCAAAGCTGCGCCACTGATTATTATCGGGACGCGCCATAACCAgttatttaatttatattatCATTTAAGGGCGAAATAATAGACTTTGAATAACTAGTTTTATACCACCTGCAACAACATTAGCATCACATAATCACTTTCAAAAcatggattaggatcaaatacaaaggatcctaattgtaagaagtgtaagaagaatttatagagtgacaagtgtccaataacctaaaaaaacctactacacaaaaaaaccccactacaaaaaaaaaaaaccttaaacattcaccaccaccaaaaacctaaaccccccacccccccaccccccaccccccccacaCCCACACATCACcaaccctaaaaaaaaaaaaaaaaaatttttttttttttgccgagggggtggggggtgggggtttaggtttttgggtggcgggtgggtgtttagtttttttttaggtttttggggggtgggggtggggggtttaggtttttttaggtttttttgggagtggggggggggggggggttaggttttttttaggtttttggggggtgagggtggaggggggttaggttttttgggggtttttttgtgaggtatagttttttttttttttgtttttttttgccggggggtgggggtggggggggggggggggtttaggttttttggttggggggggggggtggggggttaggtttttgggtggtggtggggtggggtggggtgggggtgggtgtttaggtttttggtggtgatgtagtgggtttagttttaagttattagacacttgtcactttataaatccttcttacacttcttacaattagaagcctttgtagaataacttgacccttcAAAACATATATCCGAACGCCCTGTGATCAGTTTACCCATTGATTATACCCAACTTTTAATCATGATCAACAACTTAATCGCAACTCTTTTATTTTTGTTCCAGCGTGTGTCCGATATGCAGGTGCAACTTTGTGACGCTCCTTCGGTCCCGACTTCGTATACATATGCACATTTCAACACAACCATAGTATGTAAATATTGAAGACAGATACATGTTGAATTGTTCATACAGTGATGATGAATGTTATCTTCTTTTATCTAGCTCTGTTTCAGGCcattagttttctagttttcatcTCTAGAAAATTATTAACTAATTTAGAAGATGTGTTCTATGGacaataaaaaaatagaaaatacatCGCTTAATGGCATGAATCTTGTGCACTCATATATAAAGATGTTGACCTTTAGTTGAATAGTCGGTTTTGGAAGATTCTCAAATGAATTAAAAGGTCAAAACTACTACAAATCTCTCAAAACGTTGAGTTTTTATAAATGAGTAAATGTATTATACATATGACAAGGTGACACAAAAGATAAATATTAAATGTCACCGTCATTGAGTTGGATGGTCGGTTTTGGAAGACACAAAGTGCCAAAACTCCCTCTCTCTATTTTTAACGGCAAGAAACGAGTGATACCGGGTGTTGTGgtcaaggtcgactactcgaccgtcGTTAGCTTCTTGGCTCTTCCCAGATGCTAAAACCTGTATATCGTTTTTCAATTATTATAAGATGGTTCAACTGATTATATGCTAAAACCCGTATATCGTTTTTCAATTATTTTAAGATGGTTGATGaaacaccgattaacactagGCTAACCGATGGGGTTATTTCGTCTAAGGGTTCAACCTCTTTCCTTACTCGTGATAATAGCTCGAAACCTGCAAAACAGTAACCACCgtcagtctcgttaagagggagagaaaggggatttccctcttaaccaggctccggcgtgagaataagtactgttctgagagaaataaacagtgtgtgtatagagtgagtatggagagtaaagatcctgaacctgaatgatgaagggtcctatttatagccggagggtgaagaaggaaggagcagctgtgccagctgtgggcgcgtgccagctgtccgaccaaggggaatatcctcttggtctgctctgtcacggcaggtgtagtggtacacgtggcgttcttTCATTTGCCCACGCTGGAGACCTCGTACCGGTGTCGTCAGCTCTGCTCCCTGATTtgccgcaggcctatgtggcgtcctgcgagtggtgacacgtgttgtcctttatgtctgGTAGaacatctttggtgccacctgcGGATCTTctagaagtttctagaagcttctggattacTCCGCTGATGTGGACGCCTTGTATgctcaaaagtggtgtggtccatGCCATGTAgacagggaattgggaccatacctcttcaatgGTTCAACATATTAGAAAGCGTTGGGACAAAAACTTCCTGCCATTTATCATTCTGATTTTTTTAGGCCTTCATAGATCAAATATAAATAGGTGATTTAGAGTTTAACTTTGTTTAATTTTCACGTTTTGAAAAATACAATGCTAAAAGGGTACACTTTAAAGAGTTTTCTTCTTACTAAAACTCAAATATGTGTAGTTGTATTACACAAAAAAAAAGTTCGTATCATATCATGTTAGTGGATCCTAAATAGAAAAATATTATTTCTTTTTACGAAAATGACCCCATTTTTGAATCGGACACTAAAGATTGAGGGCCCAGCCAGTACTCAAAATGATTTTTTAAGGTGAATTTTTGTAATATCGTCCGCTTAGCACTTGAACTCAAGACCTCTAAATCTACGTGTTTTTAAAGGTTTTGTTTTTGTCAATGGATCACCAACCCTGttgaattttattattattattattattattattattattattattattattaatattattttttgaacgacaaatttggatcactgatagaccactggagtatcattgtGGCACGAGCAGAACCACCCGTTGGATTGAATaatcttaggggctgtttgtttacctcttaatgaggctcttaatgattcagatctcttactggttcaacacttaatggttcagactgtttgtttcacgagcagatgtctaaatggttcagacatttgactctgaatggttaagatttatacagagtctgaatgattaagacctctaatctgaattagtcaaacatttgcctctgaacggttaaccattatacatgctcttaatggttcagacctcttactggttcagcacttaatggttcataTCTCTTACTGGTTCCGCACTTACCATTCaaatgttgccaaacagcccctaagtgttTTTAAAGGTTTTGTCATTGTCAATGGGTCACCAACCCTgttggattttttattttttatttttttgaacggcaaatttagaTTACTGATATCATTGTGCCACGAAGATAACCACCCGATGGATTGAATAATCTTAATTTTTGTTTAAATGGAAGATCATTATCACCCGAGGGTTTAATTGTTATAACGGCTGACCTAATAATCATTCATTTGACTCATGTCTCAAATGCGACTTTGGGTCACCGACTTTTAATTCTTCCAAGTTTGGATTCTATCGAGTTTCAGGCCTACACACAACTTGCTGTCAAttacttcttcatcatcatcatcgctcacataaacaacagttatcacagtttTGAATCTCCCAGCAGATCGATTTCTTCACTTCATTCCAACTGTTCAACCTCTACTTCAAATCTTCATTTCTGCTGTATTCTATTCTATTAATCAGGTTTGATCTGCTCTTCTCACTTCTGATCACCAATTACTATTCATGTAGTTTGATTTATGTTCGcatttatttgacaaaaaaaCATTATTTAATTGTGGGTTTCCCTGATCTTTAATTTGGGTGAAAATGGTTCAGTTTTAGGCGTGAATCTGTTTCATGTTCTTGTcaagtttgacttttttttttcttctgttTCATTTTGTTCTAAATCTGTGgatattttttagtttttaatattGTTAGTGATTCTGCTTTGTATATCATATCCTTGAgtatatgtttcaatttttttttaatttgattatTCTACTGACAAATATAGATCTTGAAGGCTAAAGCTGATGACTTTGACTCCAGAAGTCAAATTCTGACTGTTTGTGATCAAGTTACTCAACTGAATTTGTTTTCTTGTCCAGATTGATTTCTGTTAGTAGCTTCATAATTGAAACATTTACAATTGATTAATAATTTCAGGGTGTGTTTGGATTTGTGTTCTTAATTTTTATACATGTTTCTTGAGTATACATGTTTCTTAATTTTTACTGTGTTTTTCCtcaaaaaaagttattttttcaGCGTGATTTCGGGACTACCGATCTGTTACTTGGTTGGAAATCGGCGTATTCTGAAATGGGTCAGAAGAACAGTTCGTCTTTACAGTCGCCAAATTATTTCCACAAGCTTTCAAAGGCTTTGGAGTTCGCAGTTTCCGAATGGATACTCATGTTCTTGCTGTTCATAGATGCATGTTTCACATGctttatttcaaaatttgcatCTTATTGTCAACTTCAAGGTCCATGTGTACTGTGCTCAAGATATGATAATGTTCTAGCCAAGAATAAAACCGAATCTTACTGGGATTCAATTTGTAATCATCACAAGTCCGAGATTTCTTCTCTCATTCTTTGCAATGTTCGTGGAATCTGCGAAAACTGTCTTTTGCCATTAGCCAACAAGACTAACAACACGTTCGACGACGAAACTGTTAGATTCCTAGTGGGAAAAATGAGATCAAGCCCGTTACAAAAACGTGATTTTTCGGATTCAAGAATATGTTTTTGTTGCAATGAGCGGTATGTCTCGAGAGACTATATGAAAAACTCGCTTCCTAATAATTCGATAGAATTTCATGCTTCCGAATCTTTACTTATAAACGGTGAGCATGCTAAGAATGAAAAGAACATTTTTGTGGACGAGTCTCTAGAATCTTCTAGATCTTCTCACACTGGAAATAATCAAACTGCTCGTTCGTCAAAGTTTGAATATCAGAAAGCAGATGTTAGATCGGATAATGAATTAGAAATACTGGTATCTGATATCGTTCCGGAGGTTCATTTGAAGTCTGATTCACGGTCTGAAGTTCATGATCTTCGCAATGATTCTGCAACCATCGCAACACGTGATATAGATGAAGTTAAATTGCGGAATGATGAAAATAAGGAAGAATCATCTCAGATTACTGATCAAATGTCGTATAATGAGGTTCCGTCGTCCGATAATGCAGAAACTCGTGCTGATGCTTTTCTAGACACAAGTAAGTTTGATCTCCTTCTCGAAGCGTGTTTGGATAATTGGATGTACGTAACTGCGTATTGAGAGTGATGATTGGATTGTTGATGCTTGTAATTGCAGTTATTACTTTTACTTCGGATAAACAGATTAACGCTTCCGGTAATTTTATTACCAGAACTATATTATAACAGgaagagtaaagtacacgaatagtccctgtggttttcaaaaattttggatttggtccctatctttccaaaagtacacagatggccatagtggtttgcactttgtaacgcatttagtccctaacttggagcTCCTGAagcctttagatttgttggctggggactaaatgcgttacaaagtgcaaaccactaTGACCATCTGTGtgcttttggaaagctagggaccaaatccaaaattttggaaaaccacagggactatcagTGTACTTTACTATTACGGGAATTATCTATTTTTTACAAGTAAAACGATATAGCAGGTTGCATGCATTATAGATAGACTCACATGACGCCGTGACTTTAAGCCCATTTTTAGCTTAAAAAAACCATTGAccccaggggcggacctaccttaggggaaggggtagcctccgctaccgcttggcgctccggcggtagtgtaaattttggaaaaatttgacgttttttcgatttcgttaccgttttttataaaacgttactgCTACgaagattttctagatccgccattGATTGACCCGTTGAGAAAAAAAAAGTAGCATTCATACGTAAAGCCATAAAGGTGTTGAAACCTCACTAGTATTGAATACGAAAAGTAGATTCGACTCCACGATTAACGCTAAACTCATTATTATAAACTAAACAAGTTACTAACAATTTGTTTGTTATGTAGTCAACCCTCCAATAACAAATGAAGAGATGAAAGACCCGGTTACCGAAAATGATCAATCTGCAACGACAAACGGTTACCAAATATCGAACCATCTGGATCTTGGTGATGCGTATAAGCTCGCTATAAGCACTAAAGGAAGACAACTCTCCGGAAAGCTACTAGACCAGAAATCCTTCAAAGATTCTTCAACAAGAGTCAGTGAAGACTTAAAGATCTTATTATCACACAGATCTAACGATAGTTTAATAAGCCCGAAGTTATCTCTAAACAGCGATGAATTATCGGGAATGCAGTTCCTTCAACGTCGAATATCTTTGGAAAGAAACGAGTCGAACATTTCATTTGATGGAAGCGTTTTGAGTGAAATCGAAGGAGAAACGGTGGTTGATAGATTGAAAAGACAGGTTGAACATGATAAAAAAGTTATGGGTGTTTTATATAAAGAGTTGGAAGAAGAAAGAAACGCGTCGGCTGTTGCTACGAATCAAGCAATGGCTATGATTAATAGGTTGCAAGAAGAAAAGGCTGCGCTTTATACGGAAGCTTTACAATGTTTGAGGATGATGGAAGAACAAGCCGAGTATGATAATGAAGCGTTA
The Helianthus annuus cultivar XRQ/B chromosome 6, HanXRQr2.0-SUNRISE, whole genome shotgun sequence genome window above contains:
- the LOC118479681 gene encoding uncharacterized protein LOC118479681, with protein sequence MTNTRNQEIDSTLKEHGKAISNLQETLAAMLKQQEQSMKQQEEILRALKEYSSGGSFSGGGGGFSGGGPDKGLFSDDSRTGTRPMRVGKVEFPRFSGEDVEDGLQPEDVKITPPVNASKLPLLPDPIEVPRPPTYKPATINAKHLSGEELELKKSKGECFWCTEKFVPGHKCKKKQLFVINVGGDEETEQDDNG
- the LOC110864625 gene encoding myosin-binding protein 1, coding for MGQKNSSSLQSPNYFHKLSKALEFAVSEWILMFLLFIDACFTCFISKFASYCQLQGPCVLCSRYDNVLAKNKTESYWDSICNHHKSEISSLILCNVRGICENCLLPLANKTNNTFDDETVRFLVGKMRSSPLQKRDFSDSRICFCCNERYVSRDYMKNSLPNNSIEFHASESLLINGEHAKNEKNIFVDESLESSRSSHTGNNQTARSSKFEYQKADVRSDNELEILVSDIVPEVHLKSDSRSEVHDLRNDSATIATRDIDEVKLRNDENKEESSQITDQMSYNEVPSSDNAETRADAFLDTINPPITNEEMKDPVTENDQSATTNGYQISNHLDLGDAYKLAISTKGRQLSGKLLDQKSFKDSSTRVSEDLKILLSHRSNDSLISPKLSLNSDELSGMQFLQRRISLERNESNISFDGSVLSEIEGETVVDRLKRQVEHDKKVMGVLYKELEEERNASAVATNQAMAMINRLQEEKAALYTEALQCLRMMEEQAEYDNEALRNAHDIIQEKDKQIQDLEKLLQKTFEDVRE